Part of the Candidatus Aegiribacteria sp. genome, TTCATCAGGCAGATTTTTCAGCGATGAGGATTTTCTGAGAAGGGCGTGGACAGGGATGCCCCTGTCCAGCATTGTCTTTATAATATGGCTTCCGAGGAAACCTGAAGCGCCGGTAATGATAGTCTTATTCATATTTGCCGGAATCCGTTGACTTTTGAGGGTATACTGATTAATTTTCTTTGCAATGCTACATATTGATTCAACCAATGACAAGGTGTAATATGAATAACCTGCCCAACGATGTATTTCAGAAATGCTACGATTACGAAAGACTTGATAAGGTAGTTAAATCGGGTCTCTATCCATACTTCGTACCACTGAGCGGGCATGTCGGGGCAGAAATGGAGATCGAAGGTCACAGTATAATCATGCTGGGTTCGAACAATTATCTGGGTCTCACCGATCATCCAAGGGTCATGGAGAAGGCGAAGGAAGCCATTGATAAATACGGCACCGGCTGTACCGGAAGCCGGTTTTTAAACGGAACCCTTGATCTCCATATCGAGCTTGAGGAAAGAATGGCACAGTTTCTTAACAAGGAAATGGTTATCACTTTCAGTACAGGGTTCCAGTCCAACCTGGGGGTCATTTCAACTATTGCGGGCCGTAACGACATCATATATCTGGACAGACTGGATCACGCATCGATAATTGATGGTTCAAGAATGAGCTTCGGCAGAGTTCTGAAATACAGACATAACGATCACGAGCATCTAAAGTATCTGCTTGAGAATAACAGGGAACATCCTGGTGTGATTGTCACCGATGGCGTTTTCAGCATGGAGGGAGACCTTGCCAATATTCCCGGACTGGTCGAGATCAGCAGGGAATTCGGTGTAAGGCTCATGGTCGACGATGCACATGGAGTAGGTGCCATGGGGGCAGCGGGCAGAGGAACCGCTGAACATTTTGGATGTCATGATGATGTGGATTTACTGGTAGGTACATTCAGCAAATCATTCGCATGTGTTGGGGGTTTCGCGGCGGGACCCGCCAGGGTAATGGACTATATCAAACATACCGCCAGGACTATGATATTCTCAGCAAGCCTTCCACCCGCAGCTGTAGCGACTGTTATTGCAGCGCTCGATGTTCTGGAGCAGGAACCGGAACTTATTGCCAACTCTCACAAGGCTGCCGAGAGGGCCAGACAGGGACTGGCATCATTGGGATTTAATGTTGGTAATTCCGAAACGCCGATCATTCCGATAATTGTGGGAGACGAGTATCAAACGCTTCTATTCTGGAAGAGACTTTTCCAGGAAGGGGTCTTTGCCAATCCTGTTATCAGTCCCGCGGTTGCCAGCGGGGGCGAAATGCTGCGAAC contains:
- a CDS encoding pyridoxal phosphate-dependent aminotransferase family protein, translating into MNNLPNDVFQKCYDYERLDKVVKSGLYPYFVPLSGHVGAEMEIEGHSIIMLGSNNYLGLTDHPRVMEKAKEAIDKYGTGCTGSRFLNGTLDLHIELEERMAQFLNKEMVITFSTGFQSNLGVISTIAGRNDIIYLDRLDHASIIDGSRMSFGRVLKYRHNDHEHLKYLLENNREHPGVIVTDGVFSMEGDLANIPGLVEISREFGVRLMVDDAHGVGAMGAAGRGTAEHFGCHDDVDLLVGTFSKSFACVGGFAAGPARVMDYIKHTARTMIFSASLPPAAVATVIAALDVLEQEPELIANSHKAAERARQGLASLGFNVGNSETPIIPIIVGDEYQTLLFWKRLFQEGVFANPVISPAVASGGEMLRTSYMATHTDDMIDRALDIFEKCGKELDLI